One segment of Chrysiogenes arsenatis DSM 11915 DNA contains the following:
- a CDS encoding FtsB family cell division protein, protein MTRQSFFPLIAFLFALGFFLTFAFNDMGYLKYRELQETRAELEGHLARLQYEADAVEQRIDRLQNDRDYLIQLARRILGMALPGERIIKLTEGEKNHADERANH, encoded by the coding sequence ATGACGCGCCAGAGTTTTTTTCCGCTGATTGCCTTTTTATTTGCACTGGGGTTTTTCCTGACTTTCGCATTCAATGATATGGGTTACCTCAAGTATCGCGAACTTCAAGAAACTCGCGCTGAGCTTGAAGGGCATTTGGCGCGATTGCAATATGAAGCGGATGCGGTAGAGCAGCGGATAGACCGGCTGCAAAACGACCGTGATTACCTTATTCAACTTGCTCGTCGGATACTGGGTATGGCTCTGCCCGGCGAGCGGATTATAAAACTTACTGAAGGTGAGAAGAACCATGCTGACGAAAGAGCAAATCATTGA
- a CDS encoding Fur family transcriptional regulator gives MNSAQLTRAREFLHAAGVRVTDSRAQVVATLMSDFHPLTSQELLARCLDLGEINRVTVYRVLELLVKRQLAEKIIAPDRSDRYCLSRLGWQNHHAHFYCQHCQSMHCLPSDPLKQESQSRMVQAYGTVTSWQGMFEGVCRECEKKSEKPPFGAE, from the coding sequence GTGAACTCTGCGCAACTTACCCGCGCCCGTGAATTTTTGCATGCTGCCGGGGTGCGCGTAACGGATAGTCGCGCGCAGGTCGTCGCCACGTTGATGAGCGATTTTCACCCCCTTACCTCGCAAGAGCTTTTGGCACGATGTCTGGATTTGGGTGAGATCAATCGCGTAACGGTGTATCGCGTGTTAGAGCTGCTGGTGAAAAGACAGTTGGCGGAAAAAATCATCGCCCCAGATCGCAGTGATCGCTACTGCCTGAGCCGCCTGGGATGGCAAAACCACCACGCCCACTTTTATTGTCAACATTGTCAAAGTATGCACTGCCTTCCGAGCGATCCGCTCAAACAGGAGAGTCAGAGTCGCATGGTGCAAGCGTATGGAACAGTAACGTCGTGGCAAGGAATGTTTGAAGGGGTGTGTCGCGAGTGCGAAAAGAAAAGTGAAAAACCGCCATTTGGGGCGGAGTGA
- a CDS encoding DUF269 domain-containing protein: protein MSNNDPQAIFWQALVAKVRAHDSYNTWKKFDDATLLRPLLRSREEKKKVDLHAPPGEQLLWFLRRYYETVAYLAEKTIGEPVMVCMDISHEGFGTVLLYAGNRVLLNKSVRNVQKFGFADQESLCLEGLQLLHKATTPEGS, encoded by the coding sequence ATGAGCAACAACGACCCGCAAGCAATCTTTTGGCAAGCGCTCGTGGCAAAAGTACGAGCGCATGACAGTTACAATACATGGAAAAAATTTGACGATGCCACCTTGCTCCGTCCACTGTTGCGCAGCCGCGAAGAGAAGAAAAAAGTCGATTTGCACGCACCACCGGGGGAGCAGTTGCTCTGGTTTTTGCGACGCTACTACGAAACCGTGGCCTACCTTGCCGAAAAAACCATCGGCGAACCAGTAATGGTGTGTATGGATATTTCGCACGAAGGGTTTGGCACCGTACTGCTTTACGCCGGAAATCGCGTGTTGCTCAATAAAAGCGTGCGCAATGTGCAGAAATTTGGCTTTGCCGATCAAGAAAGTTTGTGTTTAGAGGGACTACAGTTGCTCCACAAAGCAACGACACCGGAAGGTTCGTGA
- the nifX gene encoding nitrogen fixation protein NifX, with protein sequence MKVAFCTQDGTLVDEHFGQAERIDVYDVDDTGFSFVESRTFAPRTADGDHRESTENRASAISDCAIIYVIAIGGPAAAVVVRHRVHPVKVSEPQSIQNLLAALQKTLAGSPPPWLRKAMLASASA encoded by the coding sequence ATGAAAGTAGCATTCTGCACCCAAGACGGCACTCTGGTTGACGAACATTTTGGCCAAGCGGAACGAATCGACGTGTATGACGTTGACGATACTGGGTTTTCGTTTGTCGAAAGCCGCACCTTTGCGCCACGCACTGCCGATGGAGATCACCGCGAATCGACCGAAAATCGTGCGAGTGCCATCAGCGATTGCGCGATCATCTACGTTATCGCCATTGGCGGCCCCGCTGCGGCAGTGGTCGTGCGTCATCGCGTACATCCTGTAAAAGTGAGCGAGCCACAGTCGATTCAGAATTTACTCGCAGCACTCCAGAAAACCCTTGCAGGGAGCCCGCCGCCGTGGTTGCGCAAAGCGATGCTGGCGAGCGCTTCTGCTTGA
- a CDS encoding metal ABC transporter permease, with amino-acid sequence MFHDLFHFAFLQNALIAGLLAALVCGVLGSLVVVNRIVFIAGGIAHAAYGGIGIALFFGLAVLPTTLAFALGIAIIIALITRHQRHRTDSAIGVLWASGMALGVILMDLTPGYRGDLLSYLFGSILMVPTEELWLMAGLSAIVVAGVLLRYRELLALSYDDEFARVRGVPVEMLYFALLALLAIAVVVVIRIVGLILVIALFSIAPMMVERFSRSLASMICWSVVWNMVFVVAGLALSYQLNLTAGATIIAVAVTVYGVSILVLSQWKSKQRLT; translated from the coding sequence GTGTTCCATGACCTGTTCCACTTTGCATTTCTGCAAAATGCCTTGATTGCTGGTTTGCTGGCCGCACTGGTCTGCGGGGTGCTCGGCAGCTTGGTTGTGGTCAACCGTATTGTGTTTATCGCTGGGGGTATTGCACACGCGGCGTACGGCGGTATCGGCATTGCGTTGTTCTTCGGCTTGGCCGTGCTCCCAACAACGCTCGCTTTTGCCCTTGGAATCGCGATCATTATTGCGCTGATTACTCGCCACCAACGTCACCGTACCGATTCGGCTATCGGCGTACTGTGGGCGTCTGGGATGGCATTAGGCGTCATTTTGATGGATCTGACCCCCGGCTACCGTGGCGATTTGCTGAGTTATCTTTTTGGCAGCATCCTGATGGTGCCGACGGAAGAGTTGTGGCTGATGGCTGGGCTGAGCGCGATTGTTGTGGCCGGAGTGCTCTTGCGCTACCGCGAACTGTTGGCACTTTCGTATGACGATGAATTTGCGCGGGTGCGCGGTGTGCCGGTCGAAATGCTCTACTTCGCCCTGCTCGCCCTGCTCGCGATTGCCGTTGTTGTTGTCATCCGTATTGTCGGGCTAATTTTGGTGATTGCACTGTTCAGTATTGCGCCAATGATGGTGGAGCGCTTTTCGCGCTCGCTGGCTTCGATGATCTGTTGGTCGGTAGTGTGGAATATGGTGTTTGTCGTGGCAGGATTGGCACTCTCGTATCAACTGAACCTCACGGCAGGGGCAACGATTATTGCCGTAGCCGTCACTGTTTACGGCGTTTCAATCCTTGTCCTGTCGCAATGGAAAAGCAAGCAGAGGCTCACGTGA
- a CDS encoding chemotaxis protein CheW: MNTFDDFEIRQAMGQIRHSERKLERSEDSWGGIFNIYSVLSPKTEMNTLALMHSTIDGFSELKGILLESLMQENLAKISAELKAKTETIVEFITRNLFERTADVSFLATDNELITFLEQDEPRAQHTERIVQRLQEYRDKYTVYHDIMLLGCDGTLRVSLQRDTNMAKADPDLARATIASNEFYEVLGTTALQPQNPQLTYSKPILSRAGIPVGILVLFFDFEREMASIFENLQNRSRTSILLLLDTQGAVIASSDRHVPLGEIVEMAVDEPFRIIFYKGTQYICKTSPAKPYQGYKGLGWFGHILIPLSLAFQQQNTAISQEILSSLASFSPLLDDVGSRADRLNNDLRSIVLRGQVQEKNDTQYLGAILNLITDNGRKTAEVFQDVIRDLYRAIISSLMLDAEFSSRIAIDIMDRNLYERANDGRWWALTPEFREILANRIFDETNCRTLESILSTINQSYTVYTRIFVYDTKGTIVASSNLHSDTIACVGKKISSDLLGKVLALKSTARYVVSDFREEPLYNNRHTYTYHAAIRDPKGSPVGGIGLVFDSAVEIKQILIDTQPKRDGSFSLFCDRQGKIIASSSDEEQYAVGHTVTLDQSFLALRHGETTSSILLRNGYYYAVGATASFGYREYKTTGDYENDVIAVTFIPLSRKIALRPPRRRLEIAGGGTNGNQLTSLIVFYLDDDFYSLRIDDVVDIAAADTIKPYREEDEPLVGYIAYDHISLPVIDIRKLCKKQPSERHAHVIIAHTPQNALIGFLVEEVDGIYTVAPKTPDSGQIASRYLEGAVSVGKEIIFILSPQAIHERFGVKTRQG; the protein is encoded by the coding sequence ATGAATACGTTCGATGATTTTGAAATACGGCAGGCGATGGGGCAAATCCGTCATTCTGAGCGCAAGCTGGAACGGAGCGAAGATTCCTGGGGCGGGATTTTCAATATTTATTCGGTGCTTTCTCCCAAAACGGAAATGAATACACTGGCGCTGATGCACTCGACCATCGACGGTTTTTCCGAACTCAAGGGTATCCTACTGGAAAGCCTGATGCAGGAAAATCTAGCGAAAATTTCCGCCGAACTGAAAGCGAAGACCGAGACGATTGTCGAATTCATCACCCGCAATCTGTTCGAACGAACCGCGGACGTCAGCTTTCTGGCGACCGATAATGAACTGATCACGTTCCTGGAGCAGGATGAGCCACGAGCGCAGCATACCGAGCGGATTGTGCAGCGACTCCAGGAATATCGCGATAAATACACCGTGTATCACGACATCATGCTGCTTGGCTGCGATGGCACCCTGCGGGTTTCGCTCCAACGCGACACCAACATGGCAAAAGCCGATCCTGATCTCGCACGCGCCACCATAGCCAGCAACGAGTTTTACGAAGTGCTGGGAACCACCGCGCTTCAGCCACAGAACCCACAGTTAACGTATTCTAAACCGATCCTATCCCGCGCCGGCATCCCCGTTGGCATCCTTGTTCTCTTTTTTGACTTTGAGCGGGAAATGGCCAGTATTTTTGAGAACTTACAAAACCGTTCGCGCACCTCTATCCTACTCTTGCTCGATACACAGGGGGCAGTGATTGCCAGCAGCGATCGCCATGTTCCACTGGGAGAAATCGTTGAAATGGCTGTTGACGAGCCTTTTCGAATTATCTTCTACAAAGGGACACAGTATATCTGCAAAACCTCGCCCGCGAAACCGTACCAAGGGTACAAAGGACTGGGATGGTTCGGCCACATTCTGATTCCCCTTTCGCTTGCCTTTCAGCAGCAAAACACGGCCATCTCGCAGGAAATCCTCAGTTCGCTCGCCTCCTTTTCTCCCTTGCTGGACGACGTAGGCAGCCGCGCCGACCGACTCAATAACGATTTGCGCTCCATTGTGCTCCGTGGTCAAGTACAAGAAAAAAATGACACGCAATACCTTGGCGCCATCCTTAATCTGATTACCGATAACGGGCGCAAAACTGCCGAAGTCTTTCAAGACGTGATTCGCGATTTGTATCGCGCCATCATTTCGTCGCTGATGCTTGATGCCGAATTCAGTTCGCGCATTGCTATTGATATCATGGATCGCAACCTCTACGAACGAGCCAATGATGGCCGCTGGTGGGCGCTGACGCCGGAGTTCCGCGAAATTCTCGCCAACCGCATTTTTGATGAAACCAACTGTCGGACGCTTGAATCCATCCTGAGCACCATCAACCAAAGTTACACCGTCTATACACGGATATTCGTGTACGACACCAAAGGGACGATTGTGGCATCGTCAAACTTGCACAGTGACACCATCGCGTGTGTCGGCAAGAAAATCTCTTCCGACTTGCTGGGCAAAGTGCTGGCACTCAAATCCACCGCCCGCTATGTGGTGTCCGACTTCCGCGAAGAGCCACTGTACAACAACCGCCACACGTATACCTACCACGCCGCAATCCGCGATCCGAAAGGGTCGCCTGTCGGCGGGATTGGATTGGTGTTTGATTCCGCCGTGGAAATCAAGCAAATCCTGATTGACACCCAGCCCAAACGGGACGGATCGTTCAGCCTCTTTTGCGACCGCCAAGGGAAAATTATCGCATCGTCCAGCGACGAGGAGCAATACGCCGTCGGCCATACCGTCACCCTTGACCAAAGTTTTCTGGCGTTGCGCCACGGCGAGACAACTTCCTCTATCCTGCTGAGAAACGGCTATTACTATGCCGTTGGCGCAACAGCGTCGTTCGGGTATCGTGAATATAAAACCACCGGCGATTATGAGAACGATGTGATTGCCGTGACATTTATCCCCCTGTCACGCAAAATTGCCCTCCGTCCACCGCGCCGCCGTCTGGAAATTGCCGGTGGTGGCACGAACGGAAACCAACTTACCAGCCTGATTGTGTTCTACCTTGACGACGATTTTTACTCCCTGCGCATCGACGATGTGGTGGATATTGCAGCGGCAGATACCATCAAACCCTACCGCGAAGAGGATGAACCACTTGTGGGCTACATAGCCTACGACCATATCAGCCTGCCAGTAATCGACATTCGCAAACTCTGCAAGAAACAACCGAGCGAACGGCATGCGCATGTCATCATTGCCCACACACCGCAAAACGCCCTGATCGGATTTTTAGTCGAAGAGGTTGACGGCATTTATACCGTTGCGCCGAAAACGCCCGATTCGGGGCAAATTGCGTCGCGCTATTTAGAAGGAGCCGTATCCGTTGGCAAAGAGATTATCTTTATTCTCTCACCGCAGGCGATCCATGAGCGGTTTGGGGTGAAAACGCGGCAGGGGTGA
- a CDS encoding metal ABC transporter solute-binding protein, Zn/Mn family: MIFLSRFVIQTFLVLLIAAGTLAAQPLGVAVSIAPLEFFTKEIGGERVQVLSLVGEGSDPHTYEPRPQQMRELAKMNLLVTIGIEFEEIWLERIQKAAPQLVIIDGAAGIERIPMQEPLEVASHTHSHKHSHDHDDFDPHIWLSPANALTITETIMTALTQADPAGEAFYRERSAALRARIEALNADLQTAFAPYQGRDFLVFHPSWGYFARDFGLTQLAIEIEGKEPKPAQLAQVIAHAREKNVSMIFVQPQFSQRSAQTVAKELGARIVLANPLAADWLNNLQHVANSLQDGIAR, encoded by the coding sequence ATGATTTTTCTCAGCCGTTTTGTCATTCAGACCTTTCTTGTTCTGCTCATCGCAGCCGGAACGCTGGCCGCGCAACCCCTTGGGGTCGCCGTCAGTATTGCGCCGCTGGAGTTCTTTACCAAGGAGATCGGCGGCGAGCGAGTGCAGGTGCTGTCGTTGGTTGGCGAAGGAAGCGATCCACACACCTACGAGCCCCGTCCGCAGCAGATGCGCGAACTGGCAAAGATGAATCTGCTGGTCACTATTGGTATTGAGTTTGAAGAGATCTGGCTGGAGCGGATTCAAAAGGCAGCACCGCAACTGGTAATTATTGACGGTGCGGCGGGAATTGAGCGCATTCCCATGCAAGAGCCGCTTGAGGTCGCGTCGCACACACATTCCCATAAACACTCACACGATCATGACGATTTTGACCCGCACATCTGGCTTTCGCCTGCCAACGCGCTGACGATAACTGAAACCATTATGACCGCCTTGACCCAAGCCGACCCTGCTGGGGAAGCCTTCTATCGCGAGCGCAGTGCAGCGCTCCGCGCTCGCATTGAAGCACTTAATGCCGACTTACAAACCGCATTCGCCCCGTATCAAGGTCGTGATTTCTTGGTATTTCATCCATCGTGGGGCTATTTCGCGCGCGACTTCGGGCTTACGCAACTGGCAATCGAAATCGAAGGGAAAGAGCCAAAGCCAGCGCAACTGGCACAGGTCATCGCCCATGCCCGTGAAAAAAACGTTAGCATGATTTTCGTACAGCCACAATTTTCGCAACGCTCAGCACAAACAGTTGCCAAGGAGCTGGGAGCCCGTATAGTGTTGGCAAATCCCTTGGCGGCAGACTGGCTGAATAACCTCCAGCACGTGGCAAATTCTTTACAGGATGGTATCGCTCGTTGA
- the pyrE gene encoding orotate phosphoribosyltransferase — protein sequence MLTKEQIIDVFLETGAMLKGHFLLSSGKHSDTYLQCARVMQYPKKGELLCSQLASLIDVKVDVVLAPALGGIRAGHEVARALGARSLYCERLHGSFTLRRGFEIRPGERVLVIEDVITTGDSIIEAISLAKSMGADVLMGGSLVDRSNGTAQLGVPYRSLLTIDVPAYDPDNCPICDEAKLDLVKPGSRDIIKRV from the coding sequence ATGCTGACGAAAGAGCAAATCATTGATGTTTTTTTAGAAACAGGAGCGATGCTGAAAGGGCATTTCCTGCTTTCCAGCGGCAAGCACTCTGACACGTATCTCCAGTGCGCCCGTGTTATGCAGTACCCGAAAAAAGGGGAACTTCTCTGTAGTCAGTTGGCTTCATTGATCGACGTGAAGGTGGATGTGGTTCTCGCTCCGGCGCTGGGCGGTATTCGTGCGGGACACGAAGTGGCGCGCGCTCTTGGTGCTCGTTCGCTGTACTGTGAACGGCTGCACGGCAGCTTTACACTCCGCCGTGGCTTTGAAATCCGCCCTGGCGAGCGGGTGCTCGTTATCGAAGACGTTATTACGACGGGTGACAGCATTATTGAGGCTATCTCATTGGCCAAGTCCATGGGCGCGGACGTGCTAATGGGTGGTAGTCTGGTTGACCGCAGCAACGGTACTGCACAACTAGGCGTTCCGTATCGCAGTCTCTTGACGATCGATGTTCCGGCGTATGACCCCGACAACTGCCCGATTTGCGACGAAGCCAAACTTGACCTTGTCAAACCTGGCAGCCGCGATATTATCAAGCGCGTCTAA
- a CDS encoding DEAD/DEAH box helicase: protein MTQLAPDFDSLGLSSELVQALVGMGFTTPSPIQLEGIPVLLKGGNLLGVAQTGTGKTAAFSLPLLQRLDPVQTEPQIIVLTPTRELAIQVGEAIEQYAKYLRRVRVACVYGGQDIRRQLIALRNGVQVVVGTPGRIIDHIERGSLKLEKIRAVVLDEADEMLRMGFIEDVETILARTPDTAQRALFSATMPPAIRRVAKVYLGDAEEVRIASKTTTVEQIEQFFIQVPQNHKVEALARLLETEPIDGVLVFAKTKITTVAITDQLIARGFSVASLNGDLSQQVREKTIGDLKAGKINIVIATDVAARGLDVDRISHVINFDVPTDTEIYVHRIGRTGRAGREGKAILLITPAERRMLRIIEQATRQPITPMAPPTGEQMKQHRVARLQQEIMAVIDRGVLQEAREVALALAAQHDIGLDEIAAALIQKLPQGQNVLEKLYDVPQGVSRERSDAPRGERPRRIPVPTAMDRYRLEVGRQHNISQKDIVGALANEGRIDSKHIGRIELFDTHSTIELPKGMPHEMLRHLQTVRIRQHPGKFSLVGTAQPRGAERRGNNKPQAPKTRSKDGYRGK from the coding sequence ATGACTCAATTGGCTCCAGATTTTGATTCCCTCGGCCTTAGTTCAGAATTAGTGCAAGCGCTTGTTGGTATGGGTTTCACCACACCATCGCCGATCCAGTTAGAAGGGATCCCCGTACTGTTGAAAGGGGGCAACCTGCTTGGCGTGGCGCAGACCGGTACCGGCAAAACCGCCGCCTTCTCACTCCCTCTTTTGCAGCGACTTGATCCCGTTCAAACCGAACCACAAATCATCGTTCTGACCCCAACCCGTGAACTTGCCATTCAGGTTGGCGAAGCGATCGAACAATACGCAAAATATCTGCGTCGCGTCCGCGTCGCGTGCGTGTACGGTGGACAGGATATCCGCCGACAGCTCATTGCGCTGCGTAACGGTGTGCAGGTGGTCGTTGGTACGCCGGGACGTATTATCGATCACATTGAACGCGGCTCGCTGAAACTTGAGAAAATTCGCGCGGTCGTGCTCGATGAAGCCGATGAAATGCTCCGTATGGGGTTCATCGAAGATGTTGAAACCATTCTGGCGCGTACGCCAGACACAGCGCAACGGGCGCTCTTTTCTGCGACGATGCCACCTGCCATCCGCCGCGTAGCCAAGGTTTACCTTGGCGATGCCGAAGAGGTGCGCATTGCTTCGAAAACCACCACGGTAGAGCAGATCGAACAATTCTTTATTCAAGTACCGCAAAATCATAAAGTAGAAGCGCTGGCGCGGCTGCTTGAAACGGAGCCGATTGATGGCGTGCTCGTTTTTGCGAAAACGAAAATAACGACCGTTGCCATTACTGATCAGTTGATTGCCAGAGGATTTTCGGTTGCCTCGTTGAACGGTGATTTGAGTCAACAGGTGCGCGAAAAAACCATTGGCGACCTCAAAGCGGGGAAAATCAATATCGTGATCGCGACCGATGTTGCGGCGCGCGGTTTGGATGTTGATCGTATCAGCCACGTCATTAACTTTGACGTTCCGACCGACACCGAGATTTACGTCCACCGTATTGGCCGTACTGGCCGCGCCGGACGCGAAGGAAAAGCTATTCTGTTGATTACGCCAGCCGAACGGAGAATGTTGCGCATTATTGAGCAGGCTACACGCCAGCCCATCACGCCGATGGCTCCTCCAACCGGCGAACAAATGAAGCAGCATCGCGTTGCGCGCTTGCAGCAGGAAATTATGGCCGTGATTGATCGGGGCGTATTGCAGGAAGCCAGAGAAGTGGCACTGGCACTCGCCGCGCAGCATGATATTGGCTTGGATGAAATTGCCGCAGCGCTGATTCAAAAACTCCCGCAAGGGCAGAACGTACTCGAAAAACTCTACGACGTTCCGCAAGGGGTCAGCCGTGAGCGCAGCGACGCGCCACGTGGCGAACGGCCACGCCGCATTCCTGTGCCCACCGCAATGGATCGCTACCGTTTGGAAGTTGGACGTCAGCATAATATCTCGCAAAAAGATATCGTCGGTGCGTTGGCCAACGAAGGTCGGATCGACTCCAAGCATATTGGACGGATTGAACTCTTTGACACCCACTCGACGATTGAACTTCCCAAAGGGATGCCACACGAAATGTTGCGCCACTTGCAAACCGTGCGCATTCGTCAACATCCGGGAAAATTTAGCTTAGTTGGAACCGCGCAGCCGCGTGGAGCGGAACGCCGTGGCAACAATAAGCCACAAGCGCCTAAAACCCGTTCCAAAGACGGCTACCGCGGCAAGTAA
- a CDS encoding metal ABC transporter ATP-binding protein codes for MKTPALSFENIDFAFHQEDPVLTNICWSIDEGDFVAVLGPNGGGKSTLLKLLIGLLTPDSGEIRIFGHAPRQARRMIGYLPQHTAHHLQFPISVLDVVLMGELGKGSGKITPQIRAQGFEMLALVGMENFAARRIGSLSGGQRQRVLIARALMTEPRLLLLDEPTASVDMAASAELYRLLEKLNQSMTIVMVSHDVNSIPHGVRSVACVNRTLHHHQTPELTPKMLHMLYDTPGEPACPIELIAHGGALLRQRDPHHCPQCAESEVCRVP; via the coding sequence TTGAAAACTCCGGCGCTGAGCTTTGAAAACATTGACTTTGCTTTCCATCAGGAAGATCCAGTCCTGACCAATATCTGCTGGTCAATTGATGAGGGTGACTTTGTTGCCGTGCTTGGCCCAAACGGGGGTGGCAAGTCGACATTGTTGAAACTTCTGATTGGCCTACTCACGCCCGATAGTGGCGAAATTCGTATTTTTGGACATGCTCCCCGTCAGGCACGGCGCATGATCGGCTATTTACCGCAGCACACCGCACACCATCTGCAGTTTCCGATTTCGGTGCTTGACGTGGTTTTGATGGGCGAGCTGGGCAAAGGGTCGGGCAAAATTACGCCGCAAATTCGGGCGCAAGGTTTTGAGATGCTGGCGCTTGTTGGAATGGAAAACTTTGCCGCACGCCGCATTGGGTCGCTTTCCGGCGGGCAACGGCAACGGGTATTGATTGCACGGGCGCTGATGACAGAACCGCGCTTGCTCCTGCTCGACGAACCAACGGCCAGCGTTGATATGGCCGCCAGTGCCGAGCTCTACCGCCTGCTCGAAAAACTCAATCAGTCGATGACCATCGTGATGGTGAGCCATGATGTCAACTCCATCCCGCATGGTGTCCGCTCGGTGGCGTGCGTCAACCGCACGCTGCACCACCACCAGACGCCAGAACTGACTCCGAAAATGCTGCATATGCTCTACGATACTCCCGGCGAACCAGCGTGCCCGATTGAGCTTATCGCTCATGGCGGCGCGCTGTTGCGTCAGCGCGATCCGCACCACTGCCCGCAATGTGCCGAATCGGAGGTGTGCCGTGTTCCATGA
- the nifN gene encoding nitrogenase iron-molybdenum cofactor biosynthesis protein NifN codes for MSAVREKVLLSNPIKKSPLLGATIALEGIDGCLPLHHGPQGCTAFAKNFLTQHFREVIPMQNSALSDIATIMGDDTNLHSALKTVIQKHRPAMVAVVGTAVSETRGDDIPSGLFRFRQIAPECAETALVHLAVPDFAGDMELGYAQALTQIIEQVVEPHHGELNTDSVVVLPSVNLTPGDLRQIKRIIRAFGLRCQLFPDIAPAMGGSNSRYSTLPRGGITFDNIKTLGAHGAIIGIGESTASVGRALQQKTSAPFHLLPSLIGVRSTDALIDLSRTISGCDIPAELLDERQLAIDAMLDSHFYWGEKQAALAGEPDLVCGLGQFLMSELGMALAAVVTTRATPQGQALGALVGDHDDLARLAAEADLLFGSTNSVPTAEKLGVPVIRVGYPVKDFLGQHQQCFVGYAGAMRLVYEIGNIFLEQHEHRAHKSTE; via the coding sequence ATGAGTGCCGTCCGCGAAAAAGTTCTCCTCAGTAATCCGATCAAGAAAAGTCCGCTCCTTGGCGCCACCATCGCGCTGGAAGGGATCGATGGCTGCCTGCCACTCCACCACGGCCCGCAGGGTTGTACGGCCTTTGCCAAAAACTTCCTGACACAGCATTTTCGCGAAGTAATTCCCATGCAAAATTCAGCACTCTCTGATATTGCCACCATCATGGGTGACGACACCAACCTCCACAGTGCGCTCAAAACCGTGATTCAAAAACATCGCCCCGCAATGGTCGCGGTGGTAGGAACCGCGGTCAGCGAAACACGCGGTGACGATATCCCAAGCGGCCTGTTCCGCTTTCGCCAAATTGCGCCAGAATGCGCCGAAACCGCACTGGTGCATCTGGCCGTTCCCGATTTTGCTGGCGATATGGAGCTTGGTTACGCGCAAGCACTGACGCAAATCATTGAACAAGTCGTCGAACCGCACCACGGCGAGCTGAATACCGATTCGGTTGTCGTGCTTCCTAGTGTCAACCTGACACCGGGCGACCTGCGCCAGATCAAACGAATCATCCGTGCGTTCGGGCTGCGTTGCCAGCTCTTTCCCGACATTGCTCCCGCGATGGGTGGCTCCAACAGTCGTTACTCCACCTTGCCACGCGGCGGCATCACCTTTGACAACATCAAAACACTTGGCGCGCATGGGGCGATTATTGGCATTGGCGAAAGTACCGCCAGTGTTGGGCGCGCGCTCCAGCAAAAAACCTCTGCCCCGTTCCATCTGTTACCAAGCCTGATTGGTGTGCGCTCTACCGATGCACTGATTGACCTATCCCGCACCATCAGCGGTTGCGATATTCCCGCAGAGCTGCTTGACGAGCGGCAACTGGCAATCGACGCCATGCTCGACAGTCATTTTTACTGGGGCGAAAAGCAAGCCGCACTGGCTGGTGAACCCGATCTCGTCTGCGGGCTCGGTCAATTCCTAATGAGCGAGCTGGGAATGGCGCTGGCGGCCGTGGTCACCACGCGCGCAACACCGCAGGGACAGGCGCTGGGAGCGCTGGTCGGCGATCACGACGACCTCGCTCGGCTCGCCGCAGAAGCTGACCTTCTGTTCGGGAGCACCAACAGCGTGCCAACCGCCGAAAAACTTGGCGTACCAGTTATTCGCGTCGGGTATCCCGTCAAGGATTTTCTGGGGCAGCATCAGCAATGCTTTGTGGGGTATGCCGGAGCGATGCGGCTGGTGTATGAGATTGGCAATATCTTTTTAGAACAGCATGAGCACCGGGCGCATAAGAGCACGGAATGA